A stretch of Paludisphaera borealis DNA encodes these proteins:
- a CDS encoding type II toxin-antitoxin system ParD family antitoxin codes for MNSISGGSTMPTRNVNLTDHYDHLVANLVASGRYKNASEVMRAGLRLLEQESREDEEKLNVLRSLASEAFSSLDRGEGTRLEGDQQLADFIGGLGRRAADRCARGAGGQ; via the coding sequence ATGAACTCGATCTCAGGAGGGTCGACTATGCCCACGCGAAACGTGAATCTCACCGATCACTACGACCACTTGGTGGCGAATCTGGTCGCCTCGGGGCGTTATAAGAATGCCAGCGAAGTAATGCGTGCGGGTCTGCGGCTGCTGGAGCAGGAGTCGAGGGAGGACGAAGAGAAACTGAACGTCCTCAGGAGCCTGGCATCCGAGGCGTTCTCCTCGCTGGATCGGGGTGAAGGGACGAGGCTCGAAGGGGATCAGCAGCTCGCCGACTTCATCGGGGGACTCGGCCGGCGAGCGGCCGATCGCTGCGCACGCGGTGCCGGTGGCCAATAA
- a CDS encoding IS110 family transposase gives MDIVHDRCAGLDVHKKTVVACVRHINPDGSVASVVHTFGTMTADLLALADWLDAHGVREVAMESTGVYWKPIFHILEGRFNVMLVNAGRLKQVPGRKTDVKDAEWIAQLLQHGLLSPSFIPKPEIRELRDLTRQRTELVRDRAAVANRLQKTLEDANVKLGSVASDVLGASGRDMIRAMIDGQDDPEKLADLAKQRLRGKIPELRRALLGRVTDHHRFVLRLLTDQIDALERLIERLDERIDEAMRPFDEAAGRLQGIPGVGDRAAEVIVGEIGPDVESFPTAGHLCSWAGLCPGNDQSAGKRRSGKTTKGSPWLRSLLVQSAWSASHAKNTAFSICYRRWVPRLGKKKALIAVAHKILVVIWHLLKNGADYRERQLPAPAA, from the coding sequence ATGGACATCGTTCACGATCGCTGCGCCGGGCTCGACGTCCACAAGAAGACCGTCGTCGCCTGCGTCCGCCACATCAACCCCGACGGCTCGGTCGCCTCGGTGGTCCACACCTTCGGCACGATGACCGCGGACTTGCTGGCCCTGGCCGACTGGCTCGACGCCCACGGCGTCCGCGAGGTCGCCATGGAGAGCACGGGCGTCTACTGGAAGCCGATCTTCCACATCCTGGAAGGGCGGTTCAACGTGATGCTGGTCAACGCCGGCCGGCTCAAGCAGGTCCCCGGCCGCAAGACCGACGTCAAGGACGCCGAGTGGATCGCCCAGTTGCTCCAGCACGGCCTGCTGTCGCCCAGCTTCATCCCCAAGCCGGAGATCCGCGAGCTTCGCGACCTGACCCGGCAGCGCACCGAGTTGGTCCGCGACCGCGCCGCGGTGGCCAATCGCCTCCAGAAGACGCTGGAGGACGCCAACGTCAAGCTGGGGTCGGTGGCCAGCGACGTCCTGGGGGCCTCGGGACGCGACATGATCCGGGCGATGATCGACGGCCAGGACGACCCGGAGAAGCTGGCCGATCTGGCCAAGCAGCGGCTCCGGGGCAAGATCCCCGAGCTGAGGCGGGCGCTGTTGGGCCGGGTCACCGACCACCACCGCTTCGTGCTCCGGCTGCTGACGGATCAGATCGACGCGTTGGAACGCCTGATCGAGCGGCTGGACGAGCGGATCGACGAGGCCATGAGGCCGTTCGACGAGGCGGCGGGCCGGCTCCAGGGGATCCCCGGAGTGGGGGATCGGGCGGCGGAGGTGATCGTGGGGGAGATCGGGCCGGACGTGGAGTCGTTCCCGACCGCGGGCCACCTCTGCTCCTGGGCGGGGCTGTGCCCGGGCAACGACCAAAGCGCCGGCAAACGCCGCAGCGGCAAGACGACCAAGGGGAGTCCGTGGCTGCGTTCGCTCCTGGTGCAGTCGGCGTGGTCGGCCAGCCACGCCAAGAACACCGCCTTCAGCATCTGCTACCGTCGATGGGTCCCACGACTCGGGAAAAAGAAGGCTCTCATCGCCGTGGCGCACAAGATCCTGGTGGTGATCTGGCACCTGCTCAAGAACGGGGCCGACTACCGCGAACGCCAACTACCAGCCCCTGCAGCCTGA
- a CDS encoding molybdopterin-dependent oxidoreductase encodes MPSDFTDSSDHSDCTSEPPSSGRSFDRRAFLKSGCAGVVAGRLATAGCVLADEAPQAADHRLIVRTERPLNLESPSASLDSWLTPSEEFFVRSHHGAPAVGLSPWEIAVEGLVERPLALSLDALLDLDSTTRQAVLQCAGNGRALFRPRMPGTPWERGAVGHAEWSGVSLASLLRKAGLKPGAAHVHLIGGDVPPNPKSPAFVRSVPIEAAIDAGALIAVRMNGEPLPVLHGGPARMVVPGWAANNWTKWIRKIIVSAEESQAFFMKTGYRLARHPVPRASIPTPRTSPP; translated from the coding sequence ATGCCTTCGGATTTCACGGATTCTTCCGATCACAGCGATTGCACCAGCGAGCCTCCGTCGTCGGGTCGATCCTTCGATCGTCGCGCCTTCCTGAAGTCGGGTTGCGCGGGCGTGGTCGCCGGCCGGCTCGCGACAGCTGGGTGCGTCCTGGCCGACGAAGCGCCCCAGGCCGCCGACCATCGGCTGATCGTCCGGACCGAGCGGCCCCTGAACCTGGAGTCCCCCTCCGCCTCCCTCGACTCGTGGCTGACGCCGTCCGAGGAGTTCTTCGTCCGCAGCCACCACGGAGCGCCGGCCGTCGGGCTCAGCCCGTGGGAGATCGCCGTCGAGGGCCTCGTCGAGCGGCCGCTGGCTCTGAGCCTCGACGCCCTGCTCGATCTGGATTCGACGACCCGGCAGGCCGTGCTCCAGTGCGCGGGCAACGGTCGGGCGCTGTTCCGCCCCCGGATGCCGGGGACGCCCTGGGAGCGCGGGGCCGTCGGGCACGCCGAATGGTCGGGCGTCAGCCTCGCCTCGTTGCTCCGGAAGGCCGGGCTCAAGCCGGGCGCGGCCCACGTCCACCTGATCGGCGGCGACGTGCCGCCGAACCCCAAGTCCCCGGCGTTCGTCCGCAGCGTGCCGATCGAAGCGGCGATCGACGCCGGCGCCCTGATCGCCGTCCGCATGAACGGCGAGCCCCTGCCCGTCCTGCACGGCGGCCCGGCGCGGATGGTGGTCCCCGGCTGGGCGGCCAACAACTGGACCAAGTGGATCCGCAAGATCATCGTGTCGGCCGAGGAGTCGCAGGCCTTCTTCATGAAGACCGGCTACCGGCTCGCCCGCCACCCGGTCCCCCGGGCGTCAATCCCGACCCCAAGGACCTCGCCCCCGTGA
- a CDS encoding c-type cytochrome, with amino-acid sequence MKLSAVLAVVPVVGLLLPPVASHCRSAVQDQKAAQDATPKTADKDDEEDDEAAYREVLAKRAIQENCLICHEAGMYTNQRLTPAQWKAEIDKMVSWGAPLPPQDQQGVIDHLAKTYRDVDPAVPPGRVTLATINSLEIPRPGTAPGPDAGDPAAGAELYKTNCANCHGPTALGGDLGPSLAGRAVLNSRKAYDEAVHKGVRKMPAFDKVLNASQQHDVFAWLLQVKP; translated from the coding sequence ATGAAATTATCCGCTGTACTCGCCGTCGTACCGGTCGTCGGGCTGTTGCTCCCCCCGGTCGCCTCGCACTGCCGTTCAGCCGTCCAGGACCAGAAAGCCGCCCAGGACGCGACGCCCAAGACTGCGGACAAGGACGACGAAGAGGACGATGAAGCCGCTTATCGCGAGGTCCTGGCCAAGCGGGCGATCCAGGAAAACTGCCTTATATGTCATGAAGCAGGCATGTACACGAACCAGCGGTTGACCCCGGCGCAGTGGAAGGCGGAGATCGACAAGATGGTCTCGTGGGGGGCGCCCCTGCCGCCGCAGGACCAGCAGGGGGTGATCGATCACCTGGCGAAAACCTACCGGGACGTCGACCCGGCCGTCCCGCCGGGACGCGTCACGCTGGCGACGATCAACTCGCTGGAAATCCCGAGGCCCGGGACCGCCCCCGGGCCCGACGCCGGCGATCCAGCCGCCGGCGCGGAGCTGTACAAGACCAACTGCGCCAACTGCCACGGCCCGACGGCCCTGGGGGGCGACCTCGGGCCGAGCCTGGCCGGCCGGGCGGTCCTGAACAGCCGCAAGGCCTACGACGAGGCCGTCCACAAGGGGGTCCGCAAGATGCCGGCGTTCGACAAGGTGCTGAACGCCTCGCAGCAGCACGACGTCTTCGCCTGGCTGCTTCAGGTCAAACCCTGA
- a CDS encoding ROK family protein yields the protein MAGLDGGPLVVGVDLGGTKILAGVVSADNRILGRGKRTTPAKDGGPAILQAMTECVDEALVQAGVSRDAIAAGGIGSPGPLDVHTGVILFSANLNVKNYPIGPELAAVLDAPVVVRNDVRVGGYGEFVLGAGRGYRNVISAFVGTGIGGCIIVDGRIVTGSTENAGEIGHIIIKAGGPKCGCGQRGCMEALSSKTAIAGRVAKAVKKKTPTVLGAKMARKGGRLKSGDLAEAVADNDSVAVREVRRAAHFLGLGLGGLVNVLGPEIVIIGGGVAQALGDSWLDLVRVSARRQILTDPEGKIQIVRASLGDDAAVLGAALMARESLLQS from the coding sequence ATGGCAGGGCTGGACGGCGGTCCCCTGGTGGTCGGTGTCGACCTCGGCGGGACGAAGATACTGGCGGGCGTGGTCAGCGCCGACAATCGCATCCTCGGGCGCGGCAAGCGCACGACGCCGGCGAAAGATGGCGGACCGGCGATCCTCCAGGCGATGACCGAGTGCGTCGACGAGGCCCTGGTTCAGGCCGGCGTGTCGCGCGACGCGATCGCCGCGGGGGGGATCGGCTCGCCCGGCCCGCTCGACGTCCATACCGGCGTGATCCTCTTCAGCGCCAACCTGAACGTCAAGAACTACCCGATCGGCCCCGAGCTGGCGGCCGTCCTCGACGCGCCGGTCGTCGTGCGGAACGACGTCCGCGTGGGGGGCTACGGCGAGTTCGTCCTGGGGGCGGGGCGGGGCTACCGCAACGTGATCTCGGCGTTCGTCGGCACGGGCATCGGCGGCTGCATCATCGTCGACGGCCGGATCGTCACGGGGTCGACCGAGAACGCCGGTGAGATCGGCCACATCATCATCAAGGCGGGGGGCCCGAAGTGCGGCTGCGGCCAACGCGGCTGCATGGAGGCGCTTTCGAGCAAGACGGCGATCGCCGGGCGGGTCGCCAAGGCGGTCAAGAAGAAGACGCCGACGGTCCTCGGCGCCAAGATGGCCCGCAAGGGGGGCCGGCTCAAGAGCGGCGACCTGGCCGAGGCCGTCGCCGACAACGACTCCGTGGCGGTCCGCGAAGTCCGCCGCGCCGCCCACTTCCTCGGCCTGGGGCTGGGGGGGCTCGTCAACGTCCTGGGGCCCGAGATCGTGATCATCGGCGGGGGGGTCGCCCAGGCTCTCGGCGACTCGTGGCTCGACCTCGTCCGCGTCTCGGCCCGGCGGCAGATCCTCACCGACCCGGAGGGCAAGATCCAGATCGTCCGCGCCTCCCTCGGCGACGACGCCGCCGTCCTCGGCGCCGCCCTGATGGCCCGCGAAAGCCTGCTCCAGAGCTGA
- the ftsH gene encoding ATP-dependent zinc metalloprotease FtsH, whose protein sequence is MSTTNRFSIHDRRGRRNLVAAVAGAALVVALAVGTFVLLQPQVQNLSYGQFRKRLAEGSVGSARVGPTSIAGRLAERDSGGRAVRYQVSRVGMEHDEDLIRLLEAHVPGGDYDAEAGPSSIQTMAAPAIMFLLTIAFLSIILVRSGGFGSALAFSKSRPRVYGDDEARVTFDSVAGHEEVVDELREVVDFLRTPDKFQSLGGRIPKGVLLIGAPGTGKTLLARAVAGEAGVPFFSLSGSDFVELFVGVGAARVRSLFARAQAKAPCLIFIDELDAIGKARSAGGSGGHDERDQTLNQLLVEMDGFDANRGVILLAATNRPETLDPALVRPGRFDRQVVVDRPDLVGREQILKVHARVVPLADGLNLRQIAAMTPGFVGADLANLVNEAALLAARRGKDQVGQPEFEEGIERLIAGPEKRQRLLRPDEKERIAFHEAGHALVARSLPGTDPVHKVSIVGRGAGALGYTLYRPEDDRFLHTRTSLEHAVCSLLGGTLAEEIALGESSDGCTSDLTRATRIVRRMVLEFGMSPVMGRQSYGRDPSDPSAAGGPELACSEQTAREIDLEVRRILDEALAKARRILVERQATLERIARRLIDRETIGAVELAEILAAETAADAPASN, encoded by the coding sequence ATGAGCACCACGAATCGCTTTTCGATCCACGACCGGCGAGGCCGCCGGAACCTCGTCGCCGCCGTCGCCGGGGCCGCGCTGGTCGTCGCCCTGGCCGTCGGGACGTTCGTCTTGCTGCAACCCCAGGTCCAGAACCTCTCCTACGGCCAATTCCGCAAGCGGCTCGCCGAGGGGAGCGTCGGCTCGGCCCGCGTCGGCCCGACGTCGATCGCTGGCCGCCTCGCCGAGCGGGATTCGGGCGGTCGGGCGGTCCGCTACCAGGTGTCGCGCGTCGGCATGGAGCACGACGAGGACCTGATCCGGCTCCTCGAAGCCCACGTCCCCGGCGGCGACTACGACGCCGAGGCCGGGCCGTCGTCGATCCAGACGATGGCGGCCCCCGCGATCATGTTCCTGCTGACGATCGCGTTCCTCTCGATCATTCTCGTCCGTTCGGGTGGGTTCGGGTCGGCCCTGGCTTTCAGCAAGAGCCGGCCCCGCGTGTACGGCGACGACGAGGCTCGGGTCACGTTCGACAGCGTGGCCGGCCACGAGGAGGTCGTCGACGAACTGCGCGAGGTCGTCGACTTCCTGCGGACCCCCGATAAGTTCCAGTCGCTCGGCGGCCGGATTCCCAAGGGGGTGCTCTTGATCGGGGCGCCCGGCACCGGCAAGACGCTCCTGGCCCGCGCCGTGGCGGGCGAGGCCGGCGTGCCGTTCTTCTCGCTCTCTGGGTCCGATTTCGTCGAGCTGTTCGTCGGCGTCGGCGCGGCGCGGGTCCGCAGCCTGTTCGCCCGCGCCCAGGCCAAGGCCCCTTGCCTGATCTTCATCGACGAGCTGGACGCCATCGGCAAGGCCCGAAGCGCGGGGGGATCGGGCGGACACGACGAGCGCGACCAGACGCTCAACCAGCTCCTCGTCGAGATGGACGGCTTCGACGCCAACCGTGGCGTGATCCTGCTGGCCGCCACCAACCGCCCCGAGACGCTCGACCCCGCCTTGGTCCGGCCCGGCCGGTTCGACCGCCAGGTGGTCGTCGACCGTCCCGACCTCGTCGGCCGCGAGCAGATCCTCAAGGTCCACGCCCGGGTCGTTCCCCTGGCCGACGGCCTTAACCTCCGGCAGATCGCCGCTATGACCCCCGGCTTCGTCGGCGCCGACCTGGCGAACCTCGTCAACGAAGCGGCGCTCCTGGCGGCGCGGCGGGGCAAGGACCAGGTCGGGCAGCCGGAATTCGAGGAAGGCATCGAACGCCTGATCGCCGGCCCCGAAAAGCGCCAGCGGCTCCTCCGGCCGGACGAGAAGGAGCGGATCGCCTTCCACGAGGCCGGCCACGCGCTGGTCGCCCGCAGCCTTCCCGGGACCGACCCGGTCCACAAGGTCTCGATCGTCGGCCGCGGCGCCGGCGCCCTCGGCTACACGCTCTACCGGCCCGAGGACGACCGCTTCCTGCACACCCGGACCTCGCTTGAACACGCGGTGTGCAGCCTGCTGGGGGGGACGCTCGCCGAGGAGATCGCGCTGGGCGAATCGTCCGACGGCTGTACCAGCGACCTCACCCGCGCCACCCGGATCGTCCGCCGCATGGTTCTGGAGTTCGGCATGAGCCCCGTCATGGGGAGGCAGAGCTACGGCCGCGACCCGTCCGACCCCTCGGCCGCCGGCGGCCCCGAGCTGGCTTGCAGCGAACAGACCGCCCGCGAGATCGATCTCGAAGTCCGGCGGATTCTCGACGAGGCCCTCGCCAAGGCCCGGCGGATCCTCGTCGAACGTCAGGCGACGCTCGAACGGATCGCCCGGCGGCTGATCGATCGGGAGACGATCGGCGCGGTCGAACTCGCCGAGATCCTTGCCGCCGAGACCGCCGCCGACGCCCCGGCCTCGAATTGA
- a CDS encoding ATP-binding protein: MSYRSFKHLLGETSLERKCRFIFGLGIFLLVTVSFTLYGLKTEELVKNQTTQTARMFVNPTLKDIHVKALGNENWGAVIDVLWGDLTMLDEAPNAKASVLSPYSPKKTSRQPSDDFERNTLARFLKSATDEDALGKTGKPRDKPYTFADGTPMWADHVTAGDEEYQYIQAVTFKSSCLMDCHSREDSVLEGSETGRNHIDNHMMRPTGDGQHWVPVKAGDLAGAVVVHYPLKATKKAINNNRAMLIAAAIVTAILAMVSSYMIVRYIIVKPVKHLRDVSDAIAAGRLNIRSQIQTGDEFEDLSHAFNRMLHNLVAMQQELRDVNNDLDYKVDELAQANMALYEMNRLKSDFLATMSHELRTPLNSIIGFSEVLGGNESLNDRQKRYANNIQTSGKMLLGMINDILDLAKIESGKMEVRSEDFSIRDVCEALTNLTRPMADNKDITLECRLDEVIPLLRQDPGKIRQILYNLLSNAIKFTPEGGRVTLRARTEGRFVVLEVEDTGIGIAEEDRDTIFEKFRQAKAPGQENDVLIREHQGTGLGLSIVRELAKLLGGEIHLRSQLGQGSTFTVRIPLQLPGNRRFEVNLSDERIDLSKARRIEPPPSFPHLPLSKSPSSGVPPDALRNRDRGRNAPVV; encoded by the coding sequence GTGTCCTATCGCAGCTTCAAGCACCTGCTCGGCGAGACCAGCCTGGAACGCAAGTGCCGCTTCATCTTCGGACTCGGCATCTTCCTGCTGGTCACGGTCAGTTTCACGCTCTACGGGCTCAAGACCGAGGAGCTGGTCAAGAACCAGACCACCCAGACGGCGCGGATGTTCGTCAACCCGACGCTCAAGGACATCCACGTCAAGGCGCTCGGCAACGAGAACTGGGGAGCGGTCATCGACGTCCTCTGGGGCGATCTGACCATGCTTGACGAGGCGCCCAACGCCAAGGCCTCCGTCCTCAGCCCTTACAGCCCCAAGAAAACCAGCCGCCAGCCCTCGGACGATTTCGAGCGGAACACGCTCGCCCGATTCCTCAAGTCCGCGACCGACGAGGACGCCCTCGGGAAGACGGGGAAGCCGCGCGACAAGCCTTACACGTTCGCCGACGGCACGCCGATGTGGGCCGATCATGTCACGGCGGGGGACGAGGAGTACCAGTACATCCAGGCGGTCACGTTCAAGTCGAGCTGCCTGATGGACTGCCACAGCCGGGAAGACAGCGTGCTCGAAGGCTCCGAGACTGGCCGCAACCACATCGACAACCACATGATGCGGCCGACCGGCGACGGCCAGCACTGGGTCCCGGTCAAGGCCGGCGACCTCGCCGGCGCGGTCGTCGTGCACTATCCGCTCAAAGCCACCAAGAAGGCGATCAACAACAACCGGGCGATGCTGATCGCCGCCGCCATCGTCACCGCCATCCTGGCGATGGTCTCCTCGTACATGATCGTCCGCTACATCATCGTCAAGCCGGTCAAGCACCTCCGCGACGTCTCCGACGCCATCGCGGCGGGTCGGCTCAACATCCGCAGCCAGATCCAGACCGGCGACGAGTTCGAAGACCTGTCGCACGCGTTCAACCGGATGCTCCACAACCTGGTGGCCATGCAGCAAGAGCTCCGCGACGTCAACAACGACCTCGACTACAAGGTCGACGAGCTAGCGCAGGCGAACATGGCGCTCTACGAGATGAACCGGCTCAAGAGCGACTTCCTGGCGACCATGAGCCACGAGCTGCGGACCCCCTTGAACTCGATCATCGGCTTCTCCGAGGTCCTGGGGGGCAACGAGAGCCTCAACGACCGCCAGAAGCGATACGCCAACAACATCCAGACGTCGGGCAAGATGCTCCTGGGGATGATCAACGACATCCTCGACCTGGCCAAGATCGAGAGCGGCAAGATGGAGGTCCGGAGCGAGGACTTCTCGATCCGCGACGTCTGCGAGGCGCTCACGAACCTGACCCGGCCGATGGCAGACAACAAGGACATCACGCTCGAATGCCGGCTCGACGAGGTGATTCCGCTGCTCCGCCAGGACCCCGGCAAGATCCGTCAGATCCTCTACAACCTGCTCTCCAACGCGATCAAGTTCACGCCCGAGGGGGGCCGCGTGACGCTGCGGGCCCGGACCGAGGGGCGGTTCGTCGTGCTTGAGGTCGAGGACACGGGCATCGGCATCGCCGAGGAAGACCGCGACACCATCTTCGAGAAGTTCCGCCAGGCGAAGGCGCCCGGCCAGGAGAACGACGTGCTGATCCGCGAGCACCAGGGGACCGGCCTGGGGCTGTCGATCGTCCGCGAACTGGCCAAGCTTCTGGGCGGCGAGATCCACCTTCGCAGCCAGCTTGGGCAGGGGAGCACGTTCACGGTCCGCATCCCGCTCCAGCTTCCCGGCAACCGACGGTTCGAGGTCAACCTCTCCGACGAGCGGATCGACCTTTCCAAGGCGCGCCGGATCGAGCCGCCGCCGTCGTTCCCTCACCTCCCGCTGTCGAAATCGCCGTCCAGCGGCGTTCCGCCCGACGCGTTGCGGAACCGAGACCGGGGGAGGAACGCGCCGGTCGTTTGA
- the lgt gene encoding prolipoprotein diacylglyceryl transferase yields MHPIVLELPVLGFKVHGYGLMMLLGCASALGIAVWRARREGLNTDAVYELATWLFLGGVVGARALFVASRPDLIQSPLDLFRSWEGGNVFYGCIIGGLTGTLIYWRRHPFPFLRMADAVAPALAVGVFFGRLGCHLNGCCHGAITQVPWGIQFPAGSHAWTAHVDEGLLDPGAPWSLPVHPTQLYASLAGLALLVGLLAYIPFRRRTGEMMALLMIAYPITRWPVEILRGDDPGIIAGITISQLISLGLLASGLIVWSRLGRESAPSTTLVPARPDPLKLPG; encoded by the coding sequence ATGCACCCGATCGTGCTCGAACTCCCCGTTCTGGGTTTCAAAGTCCACGGATACGGGCTGATGATGCTTCTGGGCTGCGCGTCGGCCCTGGGGATCGCCGTCTGGCGCGCCCGCCGCGAGGGCCTGAACACCGACGCCGTCTACGAGCTGGCGACCTGGCTGTTCCTCGGCGGGGTCGTCGGCGCGCGCGCCCTGTTCGTCGCCAGCCGTCCCGACCTGATCCAATCGCCCCTCGACCTGTTCCGAAGCTGGGAGGGGGGAAACGTCTTCTACGGCTGCATCATCGGCGGCCTGACGGGGACGCTCATCTACTGGCGACGGCACCCGTTCCCGTTCCTGCGCATGGCCGACGCCGTCGCCCCGGCGCTGGCGGTGGGGGTGTTTTTCGGGCGGCTCGGCTGCCACCTCAACGGCTGCTGCCACGGCGCGATCACGCAAGTCCCCTGGGGGATACAGTTTCCGGCCGGCTCGCACGCCTGGACCGCACACGTCGATGAAGGGCTGCTGGACCCCGGCGCGCCGTGGTCGCTGCCGGTGCATCCGACCCAGCTTTACGCCTCGCTGGCCGGCCTGGCGCTGCTGGTCGGCCTGCTGGCGTACATCCCGTTCCGTCGCCGCACGGGCGAGATGATGGCCTTGCTGATGATCGCCTACCCCATCACGCGGTGGCCGGTGGAAATCCTCCGCGGCGACGACCCGGGGATCATCGCGGGGATCACGATCTCGCAGCTCATCAGCCTGGGGCTGCTGGCGTCCGGCCTGATCGTCTGGAGCCGGCTCGGCCGCGAGTCCGCTCCCTCGACGACGCTCGTTCCCGCCCGGCCAGACCCGTTGAAGCTGCCGGGCTGA
- the arfB gene encoding alternative ribosome rescue aminoacyl-tRNA hydrolase ArfB, whose amino-acid sequence MIVVNDRVTLDDAELDFEFIRAGGPGGQNVNKVSTAVRLRFDLKGSPSLPEDVRRRLIGMAGRKLGADGFLTIHARAKRTQEANRREAVDRLVEMIVAASIRPKLRRPSKPTLGSQKRRLDTKRKHSETKARRRDNGPPDG is encoded by the coding sequence ATGATCGTGGTCAATGATCGCGTGACGCTTGACGACGCCGAGCTCGATTTCGAGTTCATCCGGGCCGGCGGCCCGGGCGGGCAGAACGTCAACAAGGTGTCGACGGCCGTCCGGCTGCGGTTCGACTTGAAGGGCTCGCCGTCGTTGCCCGAGGACGTCCGCCGCCGGCTGATCGGCATGGCGGGCCGAAAGCTCGGCGCCGACGGTTTCCTGACGATCCACGCCCGCGCCAAGCGGACCCAGGAGGCCAACCGCCGCGAGGCCGTCGACCGCCTCGTCGAGATGATCGTCGCCGCCAGCATCCGGCCGAAGCTCCGCCGACCCTCCAAGCCCACCCTCGGCTCCCAGAAGCGACGGCTTGATACTAAGCGCAAGCACAGCGAAACCAAGGCCCGACGTCGCGACAACGGGCCGCCCGACGGCTGA
- a CDS encoding PstS family phosphate ABC transporter substrate-binding protein, translating into MRFYRMTLSAVGLGLACAVGGGCGGGGEGVDGLTPSASIIIDGSSTVFRISKAAQEGFSAVEPEVTVVVDNHGTGGGFGRYLQGEVDIVDASRDAKPDEEAKSKSQGIEWTRFLVGYDGITLAINPKNTFVKSLTVEQLKKLWAAGSTIKTWKDLDPSWPDQKIVLYSPDNDSGTFEFFVEAILGKGTHQRDGVQQSSDDNILVNGVASDPDGLGYFGYAYYASNKDRLGCLAVQAGPDAKPVAPNPESIADKSYTPLSRPLYIFVKNSASRRPEVAKFLKYYLDNVETLAQKGGYDPPTPEDVAADRQALAKLAPQGDGGEPTPAKTP; encoded by the coding sequence ATGCGGTTTTATCGAATGACGCTCTCGGCCGTCGGGCTGGGCCTGGCGTGCGCGGTCGGCGGCGGATGCGGCGGCGGCGGTGAAGGCGTCGACGGCCTGACGCCGTCGGCCTCGATCATCATCGACGGGTCGAGCACGGTGTTCCGGATCAGCAAGGCCGCGCAAGAGGGCTTCAGCGCGGTCGAGCCCGAAGTCACGGTGGTCGTCGACAACCACGGCACGGGGGGCGGCTTCGGCCGTTACCTTCAGGGCGAGGTCGACATCGTCGACGCCTCGCGCGACGCCAAGCCGGATGAAGAAGCGAAGTCCAAGAGCCAGGGCATCGAGTGGACCCGGTTCCTCGTCGGCTACGACGGGATCACGCTGGCGATCAACCCCAAGAACACGTTCGTGAAGTCGCTGACGGTCGAGCAGCTCAAGAAGCTGTGGGCCGCCGGGTCGACGATCAAGACGTGGAAAGACCTCGACCCGTCGTGGCCGGACCAGAAGATCGTCCTCTACTCGCCCGACAACGACTCGGGGACGTTCGAGTTCTTCGTCGAGGCGATCCTCGGCAAGGGGACGCACCAGCGCGACGGCGTGCAGCAAAGCTCGGACGACAACATTCTGGTCAACGGCGTCGCCAGCGACCCCGACGGGCTCGGCTACTTCGGCTACGCCTACTACGCGTCCAACAAGGATCGGCTCGGCTGCCTGGCGGTCCAGGCCGGCCCCGACGCCAAGCCGGTCGCGCCGAACCCGGAGAGCATCGCCGACAAGTCGTACACGCCGCTGTCGCGTCCGCTCTACATCTTCGTGAAGAATTCGGCCTCGCGGCGGCCGGAAGTGGCCAAGTTCCTCAAATACTACCTTGACAACGTCGAGACGCTCGCCCAGAAGGGGGGCTACGATCCGCCGACCCCCGAGGACGTCGCGGCCGACCGCCAGGCCCTCGCCAAGTTGGCCCCCCAGGGCGACGGCGGCGAACCGACGCCGGCGAAGACTCCATGA